Proteins encoded together in one Sceloporus undulatus isolate JIND9_A2432 ecotype Alabama chromosome 4, SceUnd_v1.1, whole genome shotgun sequence window:
- the LOC121927700 gene encoding ras-related protein Rab-19-like isoform X1, producing MAAPTTTTSLRFKLILLGDFGVGKTTFFHRIRTGHFLEEAHTLGQHMNVCERMLPLRHSRSNRQAQISLWDTAGEERFLSLSSCYFRNADAVLLVYSLQALISFDSLSHWVYVARQYCADADIFLLGNKSDLENRVSEDKAEKFAVEHCASERFKVSAKTGENVERSLQEMVEHLFLKKEFQRSSLQVPLQDVGYYSHCGC from the exons ATGGcagcacccaccaccaccaccagcctgAGATTCAAGCTCATCCTCCTGGGGGACTTTGGGGTGGGAAAGACCACCTTTTTCCACCGCATCAGGACTGGCCATTTCTTAGAGGAGGCCCACACCCTCGGTCAGCACATGAATGTCTGTGAGAGGATGCTGCCCCTGAGACACAGTCGCAGCAACCGCCAAGCACAG ATCTCCTTATGGGACACAGCTGGCGAGGAGCGCTTCCTCTCACTGAGCAGCTGCTATTTCCGAAACGCGGACGCAGTGCTTCTGGTGTACAGCCTCCAGGCTCTCATCTCCTTTGACAGCCTCTCGCACTGGGTCTATGTGGCCAGACAGTACTGTGCAGATG CTGATATCTTCCTTTTGGGTAATAAGAGCGACCTGGAAAACCGCGTCTCTGAAGACAAAGCCGAGAAGTTTGCAGTGGAGCATTGCGCATCGGAGAGATTCAAAGTGTCGGCCAAGACAG GTGAGAACGTGGAGCGGAGCCTGCAAGAGATGGTGGAACATCTCTTTCTCAAGAAGGAATTCCAGCGCAGCAGCCTCCAGGTTCCCTTGCAAGACGTCGGCTACTACAGCCACTGCGGATGTTGA
- the LOC121927700 gene encoding ras-related protein Rab-19-like isoform X2, with amino-acid sequence MAAPTTTTSLRFKLILLGDFGVGKTTFFHRIRTGHFLEEAHTLGQHMNVCERMLPLRHSRSNRQAQISLWDTAGEERFLSLSSCYFRNADAVLLVYSLQALISFDSLSHWVYVARQYCADGENVERSLQEMVEHLFLKKEFQRSSLQVPLQDVGYYSHCGC; translated from the exons ATGGcagcacccaccaccaccaccagcctgAGATTCAAGCTCATCCTCCTGGGGGACTTTGGGGTGGGAAAGACCACCTTTTTCCACCGCATCAGGACTGGCCATTTCTTAGAGGAGGCCCACACCCTCGGTCAGCACATGAATGTCTGTGAGAGGATGCTGCCCCTGAGACACAGTCGCAGCAACCGCCAAGCACAG ATCTCCTTATGGGACACAGCTGGCGAGGAGCGCTTCCTCTCACTGAGCAGCTGCTATTTCCGAAACGCGGACGCAGTGCTTCTGGTGTACAGCCTCCAGGCTCTCATCTCCTTTGACAGCCTCTCGCACTGGGTCTATGTGGCCAGACAGTACTGTGCAGATG GTGAGAACGTGGAGCGGAGCCTGCAAGAGATGGTGGAACATCTCTTTCTCAAGAAGGAATTCCAGCGCAGCAGCCTCCAGGTTCCCTTGCAAGACGTCGGCTACTACAGCCACTGCGGATGTTGA